The following proteins come from a genomic window of Dongia rigui:
- a CDS encoding ATP-binding protein: MPSSHRLKHLVIGIIAVIIALAIFAAGEWLSYEREMMLARATLQSELSVLAGRARTEIEKSVELARGLAAVIAARQGISSAEFADSCRSLLADEPKIRNIALIVGSVIVENCPMPQNAKTIGVDLRGHPDQWQSFERMKKSGQPDIAGPANLLQGGWSIIVRIPIFMRQSEDVPTFWGAISMPLRMDGLLAQAGLTDAAQIINLAVRGSHSASLAPDILLGDPAVFTGNPVIVDIPFPDGAWQLAARVRPLAALSTDSPLHLATLVAAVMCGATFFIIAVYADRRRRLEAESNRNRDLLHAFMENAPVAMYVKDIDGHYIDLNAEARRAFGVGDRPYIGMTSQEFFVDPIAQELIAADVKVKRGEVVRTERNTGLQQAYPWEREIKFPVIDNQGKVVAIGGYVFDISATKEAEIRLMRALHAAEQANRAKSEFLATMSHELRTPLNAIIGFSDVIQREVFGPIGNATYRGYIDDIHASGQQLLDLLGGIIDLSAVESGRVEVKHEAVKPIDILQDCRAISEAMAAERQHQLRFVDRAAAACWSDRRLLRQVLLNLVSNAAKYTRKGGEIEIATEEVDGMVVFSVTDTGVGMSAEDIERAVEPFTRLGDTMRAEVGGSGIGLALVKRLVEVMRGRLHIESEPGKGTRVEVAMPLAE, translated from the coding sequence GTGCCATCGTCACACCGGCTGAAGCATCTCGTGATCGGCATCATTGCCGTCATTATCGCGCTCGCCATATTCGCGGCCGGTGAATGGCTGAGTTATGAACGCGAGATGATGTTGGCGCGCGCGACGCTGCAGTCGGAACTGTCGGTTCTGGCGGGTCGCGCGCGGACCGAAATTGAAAAAAGTGTCGAGTTGGCGCGGGGCCTCGCCGCCGTCATCGCCGCCCGCCAAGGAATCAGCAGTGCGGAATTTGCCGATTCTTGCCGCAGCCTGCTCGCCGACGAGCCCAAGATCCGCAACATCGCCCTCATCGTCGGTTCGGTGATCGTCGAGAACTGTCCAATGCCGCAGAATGCCAAGACCATCGGCGTTGACCTGCGCGGCCATCCGGATCAGTGGCAGTCCTTCGAACGTATGAAGAAAAGCGGCCAGCCCGACATTGCGGGGCCGGCCAACCTGCTGCAGGGTGGCTGGTCCATTATCGTGCGCATTCCCATCTTCATGCGCCAGAGCGAAGATGTGCCAACCTTCTGGGGTGCCATCAGCATGCCGCTGCGCATGGACGGATTGCTGGCGCAAGCCGGCCTCACCGACGCCGCCCAGATCATCAACCTCGCCGTCCGCGGCAGTCACAGCGCCAGCCTGGCCCCGGACATCCTGCTCGGCGACCCCGCGGTCTTCACCGGTAATCCGGTCATCGTCGACATTCCCTTCCCCGATGGCGCCTGGCAGCTTGCCGCCCGCGTCCGGCCGCTGGCAGCGCTGTCGACAGATTCACCGCTGCATCTGGCGACCCTGGTCGCCGCGGTCATGTGCGGTGCTACGTTCTTCATCATAGCCGTCTATGCCGATCGCCGCCGCCGGCTCGAGGCGGAATCCAATCGCAATCGCGACTTGCTGCACGCCTTCATGGAGAACGCACCCGTCGCCATGTATGTGAAGGATATTGACGGCCACTACATCGACCTCAATGCCGAGGCAAGGCGAGCCTTCGGTGTCGGCGACCGCCCCTATATCGGCATGACGTCACAGGAGTTCTTCGTCGATCCGATTGCGCAGGAACTGATCGCCGCCGACGTCAAGGTGAAGCGCGGCGAAGTTGTTCGCACGGAACGAAACACCGGACTGCAACAAGCCTATCCCTGGGAGCGCGAAATCAAGTTTCCGGTCATCGACAATCAAGGCAAGGTCGTGGCGATCGGCGGCTATGTCTTCGATATCTCCGCGACCAAGGAAGCGGAAATCCGCTTGATGCGTGCCCTCCATGCTGCCGAACAGGCCAACCGCGCCAAGTCCGAATTCCTCGCTACCATGAGCCACGAATTGCGGACGCCGTTAAACGCCATCATCGGCTTTTCGGATGTGATCCAGCGCGAGGTCTTCGGCCCGATCGGCAACGCCACCTATCGGGGATATATCGATGATATTCATGCCAGCGGACAGCAATTGCTTGACCTACTCGGCGGTATCATCGACCTGTCGGCGGTGGAATCGGGGCGGGTCGAGGTCAAGCACGAGGCGGTGAAGCCGATCGACATATTGCAGGATTGCCGGGCCATCAGCGAGGCAATGGCCGCTGAACGCCAGCATCAGCTGCGCTTCGTCGATCGGGCGGCGGCTGCCTGTTGGTCCGACCGGCGCCTGCTGCGCCAAGTGCTGCTCAATCTGGTCAGCAATGCCGCCAAATACACCCGCAAAGGCGGCGAGATCGAGATCGCGACTGAGGAAGTGGACGGCATGGTCGTGTTCTCGGTCACCGACACGGGCGTCGGCATGTCGGCCGAGGACATCGAGCGCGCCGTGGAGCCCTTCACCCGCCTTGGCGACACGATGCGCGCCGAGGTGGGCGGTTCCGGTATCGGCCTTGCGCTGGTGAAGCGCCTGGTCGAAGTGATGCGGGGCCGCCTTCATATCGAAAGCGAACCCGGCAAGGGCACGCGCGTCGAAGTCGCCATGCCGCTTGCCGAGTAG
- a CDS encoding tetratricopeptide repeat protein codes for MKNRFFPFSALIALGMLPMVPAFAQQATPLPPPPGMTATPAPAAEAQLAPVPVPPAPVAGDDPRACKHTKVIDGIPYKWDKLEKGTDEAWQAYMNGDYVSSVPVFAKLADIGHPVAQRLMGVAYFFGQGVPLDYVTSLTWLEKAAMQGCFEAYAATAQMYESGKGTMPDLGKAYMWYNIAASYLPQGKDRKDMIDRREKVAGAMTPAQIEAAQKRSLQFKPVLVTPPDLSELPDDFFKKP; via the coding sequence ATGAAGAACAGATTTTTCCCTTTTTCAGCCTTGATCGCCCTCGGCATGCTGCCGATGGTACCGGCATTTGCCCAGCAGGCGACGCCGTTGCCCCCGCCGCCAGGCATGACCGCCACGCCAGCGCCGGCTGCCGAGGCGCAGCTGGCACCCGTGCCGGTGCCGCCAGCGCCGGTCGCGGGCGACGATCCGCGTGCCTGCAAGCACACCAAGGTCATCGACGGTATTCCCTATAAGTGGGACAAGCTGGAAAAGGGAACCGACGAGGCTTGGCAGGCCTATATGAACGGTGACTATGTTTCTTCTGTCCCTGTCTTCGCCAAGCTTGCCGATATCGGTCATCCCGTCGCTCAGCGCCTGATGGGGGTGGCCTACTTCTTCGGGCAGGGCGTGCCGCTCGACTACGTGACGTCGCTGACCTGGCTTGAAAAGGCAGCGATGCAAGGTTGCTTCGAAGCCTATGCTGCCACCGCACAGATGTATGAAAGCGGAAAAGGCACGATGCCAGATCTGGGCAAGGCCTATATGTGGTACAACATCGCCGCCAGCTATTTGCCGCAGGGCAAAGACCGCAAGGATATGATCGATCGGCGCGAGAAGGTGGCGGGCGCTATGACGCCGGCGCAGATTGAAGCGGCCCAAAAGCGGTCATTGCAATTCAAGCCGGTGCTGGTGACGCCGCCGGACCTCAGCGAGTTGCCGGACGATTTTTTCAAGAAGCCCTGA
- a CDS encoding YkvA family protein yields the protein MADPSETDNFDSTKFERDRQRVEQGFWPKLRRIAGRVPFVDELLAAYYCAIDPASPLRVKAVLMGALAYFVLPIDAVPDFLAFFGFADDAAVVYAAVKTVAKHITPAHRDKARAALNKLDA from the coding sequence TTGGCCGATCCCAGCGAGACCGACAACTTCGACAGCACTAAGTTCGAGCGCGACCGGCAACGGGTTGAACAGGGATTCTGGCCGAAATTGCGCCGCATCGCCGGCCGCGTCCCTTTCGTCGACGAACTCCTCGCCGCCTATTACTGCGCCATCGATCCAGCCTCGCCCTTGCGCGTTAAGGCCGTGCTGATGGGGGCCCTGGCTTATTTCGTGCTGCCGATCGATGCCGTGCCCGACTTCCTCGCCTTCTTCGGTTTTGCTGACGATGCGGCGGTTGTCTATGCCGCCGTTAAGACGGTGGCCAAGCACATCACGCCGGCACATCGGGACAAAGCGCGCGCCGCACTCAACAAGCTGGATGCCTAA
- a CDS encoding DMT family transporter, which yields MKAGFLNLSGNAQGCIWMALCGLGFSVMAAFVKLAGQSHINIFEITFFRVLIGFLMLVPFIAKAGLGSLHTQYIKAHALRAVLGFMAMICAYLGIAKLELATYTALSFTKPLFAVILAVIILKEDVRWRRWAATIVGFIGVLVMMQPGSGSFNSWALLALGDALSIALLITILKRLPASETPLVMLFYYGLIGTVLIAPFAIYQWQWPTATQWLYLLAIGSTGALSQYWWILAFKAGEASVVAPFDYLRLLFAGMIGFAIFGELPDHWTLIGSAMIIGSTIYIAQREARRKAAKAG from the coding sequence ATGAAAGCCGGCTTCCTTAATCTTTCGGGCAATGCGCAAGGATGCATTTGGATGGCACTTTGCGGCCTCGGCTTTTCAGTCATGGCGGCGTTCGTCAAGCTGGCTGGCCAGTCTCATATAAACATCTTCGAGATCACCTTCTTCCGGGTGCTCATCGGGTTCCTCATGCTGGTGCCGTTTATCGCCAAGGCCGGGCTCGGTTCACTCCATACGCAATACATCAAGGCCCATGCCTTGCGGGCCGTGCTGGGTTTCATGGCGATGATTTGCGCTTATCTTGGTATCGCCAAACTGGAACTGGCGACCTATACCGCGCTCAGTTTCACCAAGCCGCTCTTTGCCGTCATCCTGGCCGTCATCATCCTTAAGGAGGACGTGCGGTGGCGGCGCTGGGCGGCGACCATCGTCGGCTTCATCGGCGTCCTGGTGATGATGCAGCCGGGCAGCGGCAGCTTCAATTCATGGGCCTTGCTGGCCCTTGGCGATGCCTTGTCGATCGCCTTGCTCATCACGATCCTGAAGCGCTTGCCAGCCAGTGAAACGCCGCTGGTGATGCTGTTCTATTACGGGCTGATCGGCACCGTGCTGATTGCGCCCTTTGCGATCTATCAATGGCAGTGGCCGACGGCCACGCAATGGCTCTATCTGTTGGCGATCGGATCGACCGGGGCCCTGTCGCAATATTGGTGGATCCTGGCCTTCAAGGCCGGCGAAGCTTCGGTGGTCGCACCATTCGATTATCTGCGCCTGCTTTTCGCCGGGATGATTGGCTTCGCGATATTTGGGGAGTTGCCGGATCACTGGACGCTGATCGGCTCGGCCATGATTATCGGCAGCACGATCTACATCGCCCAGCGCGAGGCGCGGCGCAAGGCCGCCAAGGCCGGTTAG
- a CDS encoding DMT family transporter — MTKSDHRRSGLPEHIQVAVLALAACVFFAGLSATVKHLSGELHGFVIVFWRNLFGFVFMIPWLWRHGFDRLKTGRIGAYLFRSSISVISMMCGFTALGYMPIANATSLSFTAPLFATILAVLLLKEKVRLRRWSATLIGFAGAMIVLQPGAHGGIGPGGIGVGEMLAIGGAFLTAMGTIIVKTLSRSESSQAIVTYMVLLSTPLAFIPAAFYWAWPSADAWPFVVALGFFGTSGHLCWTRAFAIADASAVVPYDYSRLIFTTGIGLILFGEQPDHWFWVGSAVIIGAGLYIAQREAVLRRRHATQAMATQASADSAQPGLATEIVPDRKES; from the coding sequence ATGACAAAGTCCGACCACAGGAGAAGCGGCCTACCTGAGCATATCCAGGTGGCCGTCCTTGCCTTGGCGGCCTGCGTCTTCTTTGCCGGATTGAGCGCCACGGTGAAGCACCTGTCGGGCGAATTGCACGGTTTTGTCATCGTCTTCTGGCGAAACCTGTTCGGTTTCGTCTTCATGATCCCCTGGCTGTGGCGGCATGGGTTTGATCGCCTCAAGACCGGGCGGATCGGTGCCTATCTGTTCCGCTCCAGCATCAGCGTCATCTCGATGATGTGCGGGTTCACGGCCCTGGGCTATATGCCGATCGCCAATGCGACATCGCTTTCGTTCACCGCGCCGCTCTTTGCCACCATCCTCGCTGTCCTGCTGCTCAAGGAAAAGGTGCGCCTGCGGCGCTGGAGCGCCACGCTGATCGGATTTGCCGGCGCCATGATCGTGTTGCAGCCCGGTGCCCATGGTGGCATCGGCCCCGGTGGAATAGGGGTGGGCGAAATGCTGGCGATCGGCGGCGCGTTCCTCACCGCGATGGGCACGATCATCGTCAAGACCCTGTCGCGCAGCGAGAGCTCCCAGGCGATCGTGACCTACATGGTGCTGCTCTCGACGCCGCTCGCTTTCATTCCTGCCGCGTTCTATTGGGCCTGGCCCAGTGCCGACGCCTGGCCGTTTGTGGTGGCCCTCGGATTCTTCGGCACATCGGGGCATCTTTGCTGGACGCGGGCTTTTGCCATTGCCGACGCCTCGGCGGTGGTACCCTATGACTACTCGCGCCTCATCTTCACCACCGGCATCGGCCTGATCTTGTTCGGCGAGCAGCCGGACCACTGGTTCTGGGTGGGTTCCGCCGTCATCATCGGCGCCGGCCTCTATATTGCCCAGCGCGAGGCCGTGCTGCGCCGGCGTCATGCCACCCAAGCCATGGCGACCCAGGCGAGCGCCGACAGCGCGCAGCCAGGCCTCGCGACAGAAATCGTGCCCGACAGGAAAGAGTCATGA